The following proteins are co-located in the Rheinheimera salexigens genome:
- a CDS encoding DUF4282 domain-containing protein, translating into MKDVFFFNSMLTPKIITVVYWLLLISVIISGLGTMFTGFAGFWQSLVIIVFGCIGVRIWCELLIVLFKINDNLKNIADKE; encoded by the coding sequence ATGAAAGACGTATTCTTTTTTAACTCGATGCTGACACCTAAGATAATTACCGTTGTATATTGGTTATTACTAATATCAGTAATTATTAGTGGACTGGGTACTATGTTTACCGGTTTTGCTGGTTTTTGGCAGTCGTTGGTGATAATTGTGTTTGGTTGCATCGGTGTGCGGATCTGGTGTGAATTGCTTATTGTACTATTTAAAATAAATGACAATTTAAAAAACATTGCAGATAAAGAATAG